The following coding sequences lie in one Kribbella sp. NBC_00709 genomic window:
- a CDS encoding ABC transporter ATP-binding protein: MPAAISTEGLVKSFGRTYALDGLDLTVRTGEVHGFLGPNGAGKTTTIRILLGMTRADEGTARVLDGDPWSDATDLHRRLAYVPGDVTLWPNLSGGEAIDLLGRMRGGIDKKRKAELLERFDLDPRKKARAYSKGNRQKVALVAALASDVELLLLDEPTSGLDPLMEEVFREVVQEISDRDGRTVLLSSHILSEVEALCDRVTIIRSGRAVESGTLSELRHLTRTSIQAELVGPMNGLAQLAGIHDLKESDGRVQFDVDADQINSVLRRLTEIGVRSLVSQPPSLEELFLRLYEPEAVK; this comes from the coding sequence ATGCCGGCTGCGATCAGCACGGAAGGTCTGGTCAAGTCGTTCGGGCGGACCTATGCCCTGGACGGTCTCGACCTCACGGTGCGAACCGGTGAGGTGCACGGATTCCTCGGCCCGAACGGCGCGGGGAAGACCACCACCATTCGCATCCTGTTGGGGATGACCCGCGCGGACGAGGGGACCGCGCGGGTCCTCGACGGCGATCCCTGGTCGGACGCCACCGACCTGCATCGGCGCCTGGCTTACGTCCCGGGCGATGTGACGCTGTGGCCGAACCTGTCCGGTGGCGAGGCGATCGACCTGCTCGGCCGGATGCGCGGCGGCATCGACAAGAAGCGCAAGGCCGAGCTGCTCGAACGCTTCGATCTCGACCCGCGCAAGAAGGCACGTGCGTACTCGAAGGGCAACCGTCAGAAGGTCGCCCTGGTCGCCGCGCTCGCGTCCGACGTCGAGCTCCTCCTTCTCGACGAGCCGACGAGTGGGCTGGATCCGTTGATGGAGGAGGTCTTCCGCGAGGTCGTTCAGGAGATCAGCGACCGCGACGGCCGGACCGTGCTGCTGTCCAGCCACATCCTGTCCGAGGTCGAGGCACTCTGCGACCGGGTCACGATCATCCGGTCGGGCCGTGCCGTCGAGAGCGGCACGCTGTCCGAGCTGCGGCATCTGACTCGTACGTCGATCCAGGCCGAGCTCGTCGGACCGATGAACGGTCTGGCCCAGCTGGCCGGCATACACGATCTCAAGGAGAGCGACGGGCGGGTCCAGTTCGACGTCGACGCCGACCAGATCAACTCGGTACTGCGACGCTTGACCGAGATCGGCGTACGGAGCCTGGTGAGCCAGCCGCCGTCGCTGGAGGAGCTGTTCCTGCGGCTGTACGAACCCGAGGCCGTGAAATGA
- a CDS encoding phosphotransferase family protein, which yields MEMSEIRRAIAAATSIAVSLDLEANDATVLHNSNKLALRLTPCDVFARVAPVGEEVAELEIELAQRLSEVGSPVATLESRVDPIVYTRDGFAITLWTYYEPVTPDVSPADYAQALEQLHAGMRKVDVTIPRFTDRIAEAEEIVSNPELSPELADADRVFLSGRLESLRRAINDRDAAEQLLHGEPHPGNLLSTNNGPLFIDFETCCRGPVEFDLAHVPVAVCEHYSGIDQGLLDECRQLVLAMVAAWRWDIGDQFPNGRRFGEEFLSALREGPPWPTLDTMADRL from the coding sequence ATGGAGATGTCTGAGATCAGGCGTGCGATCGCGGCCGCGACTTCGATTGCCGTATCGCTCGACCTGGAAGCGAACGACGCGACCGTTCTCCACAACTCGAACAAGCTGGCGCTGCGGCTGACACCCTGCGACGTGTTCGCCCGCGTCGCCCCTGTAGGGGAAGAGGTTGCAGAGCTGGAAATCGAGCTCGCCCAACGCCTCTCCGAGGTCGGTTCCCCGGTGGCCACCTTGGAATCTCGGGTGGACCCGATTGTCTACACCCGCGACGGCTTCGCAATCACGCTGTGGACGTACTACGAGCCGGTGACACCAGACGTCTCCCCAGCCGACTACGCCCAGGCGCTGGAGCAGTTGCACGCCGGCATGCGCAAGGTTGATGTGACGATTCCACGGTTCACAGATCGCATCGCGGAGGCGGAAGAAATCGTCTCCAACCCCGAGCTCTCGCCGGAGCTCGCCGACGCGGACCGCGTGTTCCTCAGCGGCAGACTGGAAAGCCTGCGCCGCGCGATCAACGACCGCGACGCCGCGGAACAGCTGCTCCACGGCGAGCCGCATCCAGGCAATCTGCTCAGCACCAACAACGGCCCGTTGTTCATCGACTTCGAGACGTGTTGCCGTGGACCCGTCGAGTTCGACCTCGCCCATGTTCCGGTGGCGGTTTGCGAGCACTACTCGGGCATTGACCAAGGATTGCTGGACGAGTGCCGGCAGCTCGTTCTCGCGATGGTTGCGGCGTGGCGTTGGGACATTGGTGACCAATTTCCGAACGGGCGACGCTTCGGGGAGGAATTCCTGAGCGCGCTGCGCGAAGGTCCTCCGTGGCCGACCCTCGACACGATGGCTGACCGACTGTAG
- a CDS encoding DUF899 family protein: MGKHERVVPDTTALPPVVDRATFDAGLDELRAREKAHTREADAIAAQRRRLPMVEIDPGIPVVGETGPVTLLEAFEGRKQLLAYYYMWHDGHDAADQCQGCTWCTGQVQEISYLHSRDITFAVFSQGPYAESRAYRDFMGWTMPWYSAVGSLEHLLVGRSIGQMYLISYVRQGDRVFETYWTTMRGVEVMDNNYALMDLTVYGRQEPFEDSPDGWPKQWATEDPVLPKVIDGRPIAQWSRIEAGRVTS; encoded by the coding sequence ATGGGAAAGCACGAGCGAGTCGTACCAGACACCACGGCACTCCCGCCGGTCGTTGATCGAGCGACCTTCGACGCGGGCCTGGACGAGCTCCGGGCCCGCGAGAAGGCACACACGCGTGAAGCCGATGCGATCGCCGCTCAGCGCCGCCGCCTCCCGATGGTCGAGATCGATCCGGGCATCCCCGTGGTCGGGGAAACCGGACCGGTCACGCTGCTCGAGGCATTCGAAGGCCGCAAGCAGCTGCTGGCCTACTACTACATGTGGCACGACGGGCACGACGCCGCCGACCAGTGCCAGGGCTGCACGTGGTGCACCGGCCAGGTCCAGGAGATCTCGTACCTGCACTCGCGCGACATCACCTTCGCCGTCTTCAGCCAGGGCCCGTACGCCGAGAGCCGCGCGTACCGGGACTTCATGGGCTGGACGATGCCGTGGTACTCCGCTGTCGGGTCGCTCGAGCACTTGCTGGTCGGTCGGAGCATCGGGCAGATGTACCTGATCTCGTACGTCCGCCAGGGCGATCGGGTCTTCGAGACGTACTGGACGACCATGCGCGGCGTCGAGGTGATGGACAACAACTACGCCCTGATGGACCTCACCGTCTACGGGCGGCAGGAGCCCTTCGAGGACTCACCGGACGGCTGGCCGAAACAGTGGGCGACCGAGGACCCGGTACTCCCGAAGGTCATCGACGGCCGGCCCATCGCGCAATGGTCACGAATCGAAGCCGGGCGCGTCACTTCTTAG
- a CDS encoding TetR/AcrR family transcriptional regulator gives MDRQVDDLTARARIRDAAIKLFGERGIEGASIRDIAAEAGVSSGLVRHHFGSKEELREACDRYAKERMLQIGAELTQQGDLTGLDPLAMHPVAFPLQLYIVRSMMDGSETATALFLEGVDAVEEWSTSYGIEPKDKRGYAAALTAIKLSVFVFREQVSKALGEDITTPAGYNRIGQALMEVFTIPLLTPEQADNLRKQEK, from the coding sequence ATGGATCGCCAGGTGGATGATCTGACCGCGCGGGCCCGGATTCGGGATGCGGCGATCAAGTTGTTCGGGGAGCGCGGGATCGAGGGGGCTTCGATTCGGGACATCGCGGCCGAGGCGGGGGTTTCGTCGGGGCTGGTGCGGCATCACTTCGGTTCGAAGGAGGAGCTGCGCGAGGCGTGCGACCGGTACGCGAAGGAGCGGATGCTGCAGATCGGCGCCGAGCTCACGCAGCAGGGCGATCTCACCGGGCTCGATCCGCTGGCGATGCATCCGGTCGCGTTTCCGCTGCAGCTGTACATCGTCCGGTCGATGATGGACGGCTCGGAAACGGCGACCGCGTTGTTTCTCGAAGGGGTCGACGCAGTCGAGGAGTGGAGCACCAGCTACGGCATCGAGCCGAAGGACAAGCGCGGGTACGCCGCCGCGCTGACCGCGATCAAGCTCAGTGTCTTCGTGTTCCGCGAACAGGTCTCGAAGGCGCTCGGCGAGGACATCACGACGCCGGCTGGCTACAACCGGATCGGTCAGGCCCTGATGGAGGTCTTCACGATCCCGCTGCTCACCCCGGAGCAAGCAGACAACCTGAGGAAACAGGAGAAGTGA
- the smpB gene encoding SsrA-binding protein SmpB gives MKKPEANPVVARNRKAAHDYQLGESWEAGIVLQGPEVKALRAGRASLVGGFAIVEGREIWLHAVHIPQYSQARWFDGGSRRKRKLLLHRAQIDKIERKVNESGLTIVPLALYFKDGRAKVEIALGRGKKTWDKRNTLAEREATREAERALSRRLKGRRD, from the coding sequence GTGAAGAAGCCCGAGGCCAATCCGGTGGTTGCGCGGAACCGGAAGGCTGCCCACGACTACCAGTTGGGTGAGTCGTGGGAGGCGGGGATCGTGCTGCAGGGGCCGGAGGTGAAGGCGCTTCGGGCTGGGCGGGCGTCGCTCGTCGGCGGGTTCGCCATCGTCGAGGGGCGGGAGATCTGGTTGCATGCGGTGCACATCCCGCAGTACTCGCAGGCCCGCTGGTTCGACGGCGGTTCGCGGCGTAAGCGGAAGCTGCTGTTGCATCGCGCCCAGATCGACAAGATCGAGCGCAAGGTCAACGAAAGTGGACTGACGATCGTCCCGTTGGCCCTGTACTTCAAGGACGGTCGCGCAAAGGTGGAGATCGCGCTGGGACGCGGCAAGAAGACCTGGGACAAGCGAAACACCCTCGCCGAGCGCGAGGCGACCCGCGAGGCCGAGCGTGCACTCAGCCGCCGGCTGAAGGGCCGCCGGGACTGA
- a CDS encoding ABC transporter permease, whose amino-acid sequence MKSLAGTGGLIRLILRRDRIVLPLWILLLVAISVSYVKEYGDLFPTPDSRVKYASNAGFITLYGELSGPSLGEFVTWRLGFVPVMVGLISLLTVIRHTRVEEETGRRELLGATVIGRHAQLAAALIATFGANLALGILLALGMHSRDLPLDGSVAIGVVFAGTGWFFAAVGAVAAQLTASAGTARGIAIGVLGASYVLRAAGDTSAHTNGPLAWLSYLSPIGWAQQIHPYAQNRWWLAAVLLAATTGLVVTAVALAARRDIGAGLLPDKLGPAEGTLGSPLALAWRLHRGLLAAWTVGFALLGLLFGGVAKGVGDVMQDDPSIQEMFQRMGGSAGLIDSFLAGVMTLVGLIASAYAVQATLRMRVEESSGRVEPVLATATSRWQWAASHLVFSLLGPAVALLAAGVAEGLAYGIAIGDVGGQVPRLIGAALAQLPAVWVLAAIAIAIFGFFPQASMISWAGPAVCILIGLVSAGVATAGWIRDISPFSHLPSLPGGSVSAGPLVALLAIAVVVGFAGLIGLRRRDLPA is encoded by the coding sequence ATGAAAAGCCTGGCGGGGACCGGCGGACTGATCCGGTTGATCCTGCGCCGGGACCGGATCGTACTGCCGTTGTGGATCCTGCTGCTGGTGGCGATCTCGGTGAGCTACGTGAAGGAGTACGGCGATCTGTTCCCGACGCCGGACTCCCGCGTGAAGTACGCGAGCAACGCCGGCTTCATCACCTTGTACGGCGAACTGTCCGGGCCGAGCCTCGGCGAGTTCGTCACCTGGCGACTCGGGTTCGTGCCGGTGATGGTGGGGCTGATCAGCCTGCTGACGGTGATCCGGCACACCCGGGTCGAGGAGGAGACCGGCCGCCGCGAGTTGCTCGGGGCAACCGTCATCGGCCGGCATGCACAGCTGGCGGCCGCACTGATCGCGACCTTCGGGGCAAACCTGGCACTCGGCATCCTGCTTGCCTTGGGCATGCACAGCCGCGACCTGCCGCTCGACGGATCCGTTGCTATCGGCGTTGTTTTTGCCGGCACCGGCTGGTTCTTCGCGGCAGTGGGTGCGGTGGCCGCACAACTGACGGCGAGCGCCGGCACCGCGCGCGGGATCGCGATCGGGGTGCTGGGGGCGTCCTACGTACTGCGAGCCGCCGGCGACACCAGCGCGCATACGAACGGCCCGCTCGCCTGGTTGTCCTACCTGTCACCGATCGGCTGGGCACAGCAGATCCACCCGTATGCCCAGAACCGCTGGTGGTTGGCAGCAGTGTTGCTGGCGGCAACCACTGGCCTCGTAGTCACGGCCGTCGCGCTCGCAGCCAGGCGAGATATCGGCGCCGGACTGCTGCCCGACAAACTCGGCCCGGCGGAAGGAACCCTCGGCTCGCCGCTCGCGCTGGCATGGCGGTTGCACCGCGGTCTGCTGGCCGCATGGACGGTCGGATTCGCCTTGCTGGGCTTACTGTTCGGCGGTGTCGCCAAAGGCGTCGGCGACGTGATGCAGGACGATCCGAGCATCCAGGAGATGTTCCAGCGGATGGGTGGGTCGGCCGGGCTGATCGACTCGTTCCTGGCCGGGGTGATGACACTGGTCGGGTTGATCGCGTCGGCGTACGCCGTCCAGGCGACGCTGCGGATGCGGGTCGAGGAGAGCAGCGGGCGGGTCGAGCCGGTGCTCGCGACCGCGACGAGTCGCTGGCAGTGGGCCGCGAGCCATCTCGTCTTCAGTCTGCTCGGTCCGGCAGTCGCGTTGCTGGCGGCGGGTGTCGCCGAAGGGCTTGCGTACGGCATCGCGATCGGCGATGTGGGTGGGCAGGTCCCACGGCTGATCGGCGCCGCGCTCGCGCAATTGCCTGCCGTCTGGGTGCTGGCCGCGATAGCGATCGCGATCTTCGGGTTCTTCCCGCAGGCCTCGATGATCTCGTGGGCCGGACCGGCTGTCTGCATCCTGATCGGCCTGGTCAGCGCGGGTGTGGCCACGGCGGGCTGGATCCGCGACATCTCGCCGTTCAGCCATCTCCCGTCGCTTCCGGGCGGATCGGTGTCGGCAGGTCCGCTGGTCGCGCTGCTCGCAATCGCTGTCGTGGTGGGCTTCGCGGGTCTGATCGGGCTGCGCCGGCGCGATCTTCCGGCCTGA